The window GGGAAGCCCGATCCCGACGAGGCGCGGGACGGCATCTGGCCCGTTACATCGGCGTGGAAACGGCTCTATAAGCATGTGCGGCCGACGCCCTGGATCGCCGAGCACTGGCGCTAAGTGACACCTCTGGGCCAAATCGGATCGAAATCCGCCGTAGAATGCTTATATTCGTAAGCCTGCCGAAGTCTCCCGCTTGACTTGACGACCGCTTTTTTTTCAATGTCCGGCTCGACCGGGCGGGGCGACTCAAACCCGGCTCAATTGGAACAACAGAAGGAATTCACCCATCCGTAGACCTATGCGACCCGAGCCGCCGAGCCGGGAAAACCAGGGGCCCCGCATCAACGATCAAATCAGGGCCCGGGAAGTCCGCCTCATCGATGAGACCGGCCAGAATGTTGGCGTGATTGCAAAATTCGACGCGCTAGCCCGTGCGGAGGGCGTTGGCCTCGACCTCGTCGAGATTTCACCGGATGCCGAACCGCCGGTGTGCAAGATTCTCGATTTCGGCAAATACAAATTCCAGGAACAGAAGAAGGCTGCCGAAGCGCGCAAGAACCAGAAGATCGTCGAACTCAAAGAGATCAAGATGCGTCCCGGCATCGACGATCATGACTACGACGTGAAAATGCGCGCGATTAAGCGGTTCTTCGAAGAGGGTGACAAAGTAAAGATCACCCTGCGTTTCCGCGGTCGTGAGATGGCTCACTCGCAGCTGGGCATGGCCGTGCTGCAGCGGGTGAAAGCCGATACTGAAGCGTTCGCAAAAGTTGAAAGCGAGCCTCGCTTCGAGGGCCGCCAGATGGTGATGGTTCTGGCGCCGAAGTAAAATTTCGCGGCGGGGCCACCAGCCCCGCCGATTTTCTTTCCGCATACAAACCGAGATTTGGAGGCCTTTAGAAGGCCTTGTTCGTGGATGCCCGCAGATCTAACATTCCCAGCGTATCAGCTGGAAATGGCGACGGCCCATGGACAACGAGGGATCATTCGACTTCTCGATATTGGATCGTATCGGTGCTCCGTACCGGCATTTCGACGCCGGTGAAAAGATCTTCCTGGAAGAAGACCAGGGTGACGTGATGTTCCTTGTTCGCAAGGGTCGCGTCGACATCATCACCTACGGCACAGTGCTTGAGAATGTGCATGCGGGTGGTCTTTTCGGAGAGATGGCGCTGGTGGTCGACGGGCTTCGCAGCGCCGCTGCAATCGCGACTGAACCAACCGAATTGATCGCCATCGATAAGGCTGCATTCTTGCAGGCCGTGCG is drawn from Hyphomicrobium methylovorum and contains these coding sequences:
- the infC gene encoding translation initiation factor IF-3, yielding MRPEPPSRENQGPRINDQIRAREVRLIDETGQNVGVIAKFDALARAEGVGLDLVEISPDAEPPVCKILDFGKYKFQEQKKAAEARKNQKIVELKEIKMRPGIDDHDYDVKMRAIKRFFEEGDKVKITLRFRGREMAHSQLGMAVLQRVKADTEAFAKVESEPRFEGRQMVMVLAPK
- a CDS encoding Crp/Fnr family transcriptional regulator — protein: MDNEGSFDFSILDRIGAPYRHFDAGEKIFLEEDQGDVMFLVRKGRVDIITYGTVLENVHAGGLFGEMALVVDGLRSAAAIATEPTELIAIDKAAFLQAVRHDPQFALTVMGLLATRLRRMNKQI